The Marispirochaeta aestuarii genome contains the following window.
CTTCCGCTTTCTGCTTGTTCCGATTACGTATAGCCTGAAGCAGCCTGGCATGATAGTGAATGCCCGCATCGGGACCGAGGATATTGCAGACCTCGTTCCAGGCGGAATTGAAAATCTCGAAAAGCACCCTGTAGACCTTGTAGACAACGCTGTTGTTCACGATTTCCGTCAGTTTAAAGTGAAACTGCTCATCCAGCTGTGCGTGTTTTCTCATGTTGCTGGTGGAGCTCTTCATCTTTTCGAGAATGGCTTCCAGGTCCTGAAGATCCTTTTCGGTGGCGTTCTCAACAACGTAGGGCATGAAACTCGGTTCCGTAATCAATCGGAATTTCAGAACATCCAGAACGTCCTTTTTGCCCAGGGCAAAGATGGGCAGCAGAAGATCCAGCTGGTCCGACAGGTTGAAGTGCTTAACGTAGCTTCCCTCTCCCCGGCGTATTTCGATAAACCCCTGGGCTTCAAGGGATTGAAGGGCGGAACGGACAGAGACGCGGCTGACGCCCAGCTGCTCACATAGCTGACTTTCCGAAGGCAGACGATCCCCCGGTGCCCAGCTCCCGCTGACGATCATGGACTTACATTTTTCATACACCTGGATCTTGATCTGCGATGTTTCAATTTTACCCAGTCTTGTCATGAAATTCTTATATTACATAATACAAGTGCTGTCAATGAAATAATTATCCCTTGAAGTCAGCTGTTCCTCGTGTCAGGCCCGTATAAGAGGCAGTACCTGACTGAAGCGGTCCATAATGGCGGTCTGAAAATCCTGAAACTGAAGACGCATGCTCTCGTACTGGGCCCGAAGGTCCTGGATCTCAGCGACGGCGGCTTCGATACGGCCGGCGACTTTGCTGCGGGCTGTCTGTCTGAAACCTTCTGCAAGCTCTCCCATAAGGGCGGCAACGGAGAGTATTTTCTCCACACGATATGCGTTGGATCCGGCGAAAACAAAGCCTTGGTTCAACTTTCCCCGCCGGGCATTATTAAGGGCAATGGATATGCAGTACCGGGCTTTCTCCGCCTTGCAGCTGGCGAGGCACTGCCAGGCGCATTTAAAGGATGGCCTGCGCCCTGCTTCGGAGTCCTCAATAAAGCTGTTTCGTATTGCCCTGCCCGGCATGCCTACGGGGCTCTGGATCAGTCCAATATCCTCCGCGCTGCACTGTACATACGCCTCTTTGAATGCCGCATCGGCGTCGCATTCGTGGGTGGCTACAAAGCGGGTTCCCATCTGAACGGCGGAAGCCCCCAGCTCCAGGGCCCCGTGTATATCTTCTCCGGTAAAGATGCCTCCGCCGGCAATAACCGGTATTCGGCGCTGAAACTCCTTCTCGTAAGGCCGGACAGCCTCCACAACCTGCGGTACGATAGACTCCAGCTGAAAAGCGGGATCATCGATCTGCTCCTCGCTGAAACCAAGGTGCCCGCCGGCTTTCGGCCCCTCGAAGACCAGGGCATCAGGAACATCGTTGTAGATCTTCTTCCACATTTTAAAAATCATCTCCGCTGCTCTGGCGGAACTGATTATGGGGACAGCCTTGACCCCGGCGGCCCGCATCTTCTCGACGGGTATATTCTTTATCGGCAGCCCTGCACCCATGAAGACCAGGTCAACCTTCTCTTCAATGGCGACATCCAGGAGCTCATGAAAATCGTTGACCGCTACCATGATGTTTACGCCGAGTATGCCGTCGCTCTTTTCCCGGGCGCTGCGGATCTCCCGGCGAAGGGCCCGCAGGTTGGCGGCACGACCATCCTTGAAGTAGTCGGGCTCCAGCATGCCGATGGCATTGGCTGCGATTATGCCGATGCCTCCCTCGCTGGCTACCGCCGATGCCAGTCCGGAGAGGGAGATTCCCACTCCCATTCCACCCTGAACCACAGGAATTCTGGCGGTGAGGTCGCCTATCCGGAAAGAGGGCCAGTCGAAACGGGGCAGGGACAGCTGATTAAGCTTTTGCAGAATACCCTTGACGGGGACGGATTCGGACAGGTCCGAAGCGAGTTTTTTTAGAGAAGAAAAAGCAGTATCTAAACGCAGATTTTGCACAACAGCCTCCATAATGATTCGGCCGCCGGCCGAATGACCAGCAGTATGACAGGATTTCTGAGATTAATAAAGGCGTAGAGACGGTATTTCCGCCGGGCGCCCTGAAAAATTACCCCTTCCTCCCGGACTATGGTTACAAACACTCTTTTTGAGCTGCTCCGCTTTTATTCCGCCCTGAAGGCGAGTACACCGTTCTGTCCGCCAAAACCGAAGGAGTTAGAGAGGGCTGCCCGGATTTTAACCGAACGGGCCTCGTTGGGAATATAGTCAAGATCGCACTCGGGGTCGGGATTCTCCAGGTTTATAGTGGGAGGCAGGACCCCATTATACAGGGCCAGAACGGTTGCTGCGGCTTCAAGCGCTCCTGCGGCTCCGAGGGTGTGGCCGATCATGGATTTTGTTGAACTGACGGGAGTTTTCCTTGCGGAGTCCCCCAGGGCGGATTTGATGGCCTTTGTTTCTGTGGAATCATTGGCCCGGGTGGATGTTCCATGGGCGTTTATATAATCCACGTCCTCAGGATTCAGTCCTGCCTCACGCATTGCCGTTTTCATGGCCTCAGCGGCCCAGCGGCCTTCGGTATCGGGCGCCGCAATGGAATGGGCGTCGGCGGTCATTCCGGTACCGGCCAGGGTGGCATAGATTCGGGCGCCCCGTTTTTGGGCCCGGTCTCTTCGTTCAAGTATAAGTACCGCGGAACCTTCTCCGATGACGAAGCCGTCCCGATCTGCGTCAAAAGGACGGCTGGCCCGCTGCGGTTCATGATTTCTGGTGGACAGGACCTTCATGCAGGCGTAGGCGTCCACTGCCAGGGGGGTTATGGTGGATTCTGCGCCTCCGGCAACGATTACATCCGCTTTGTTCAGCTGCAGCAGCTGGGCTCCCAGGGCAAGGGTGTGCGCTCCGGTGGCGCAGGCCGAGACAGCCCCGAAGCAGGGACCATGGATGCCAAGTTCAATCGCGACGTTCCCGGCAGCCATATTCGGAATTATTTTGGGCACCACAAGGGGATGTCCTTTGAGCGGCCCTTTATCGAGAAGCGTCTGGTGCTGAATTTCGATATGCTCATAATCCCCGGCCCCGCTGCTGACAAGAGAAGCGATACGGGCAGGGTCTTCCTTTTCCAGGTCCAGCCCCGCGTCTTCCCAGGCCGCAAGGGCGGTACAGACTGCGAGCTGGCTGAAACGCGCCATCCTCTTGGCCCGTCTTTTGTCCATCAAATCCTGGGGATTGAAATCCTTTACCTCACAGGCGATGGTGCTGCCAAAGCCCGCAGGATTGAAAGCGTGTATGGTGTCCGCGCCGGATCTTCCGGCAATCAGATTTTCCCAGAAGGCCTCCCGGGTGTTTCCGATTGACGTAATGGCGCCTATCCCTGTAACAACAATATCATTCGCGTGTTTCATGTAAGTTCCTCAGTCTGTATTTTATCGGCCGACGGCCGACTTGTCATCCACCGGGAGGATATAAACAAAAAAGCTGCCCGGAAAAATCCGGACAGCCCAGGAAAAACTGATAGATAGTGTCAGGTGCCGAACCAGTTGATCGGTTCGTTGGCATAGTTCTGATAGATATGTTTTATCTCGGTATACTCCTCCAGGCCGACCTTTCCTAGTTCCCGACCGCTGCCGGACTGTTTGTATCCGCCCCAGGGAGCCTGAACGAAATAGACATTAAAGTCGTTTATCCAGACGGTTCCTGCCCTGAGCCGGGAGGAAACCCGCTGGGCCCGGTCCTGGTCTCTGGTCCAGACGCCGGCGGAGAGGCCGTAGATGGTGTCGTTGGCCCGGGTGACCGCTTCCTCTTCGGTAGAGAAGGATTCTATGGTGATGACCGGCCCGAAGATCTCCTCCTTGGCCAGGCGCATGTCGTTGTGCACATCGCTTATCAGGGTGGGGAGGTAGTAGTACCCTCCTTTATCAGGCGGGTTCTCCGGTTCCGTACCGCCGCAGACAATCGAGGCTCCTTCCTTCTTCGCCAGATCGATATAGCTCTTCACCTTGTTCCGGTGCTCTTCGGAGATCAGGGGACCCATCTGGGTTTCCGGGTCAAAGGCATCTCCGATTCGTATATTTTTTATCCGCCGTTTAAGTTCGGCGGTGAATTTTTCTCGAATGGGTTCTTCCACCAGAATTCGTGAACCTGCTGAACATATCTGTCCGGCATGAAAAAACACGCCATTCAGGGCGAAATCCACCGCGGTATCAAAGTCCGCGTCGGCGAAGATGATGTTGGGATTCTTCCCGCCCAGTTCAAGGGCCACCTTCTTGACCGTATCGGCTGCGGCCTTGAGGATCTTTTTGCCGGTAACGATGCCCCCGGTAAAAGAGACAAGATCCACTCCCGGATTGGTGGTCATCTCCGAGCCCACAGTGTCGCCCGCACCGAGCACAAGGTTGATTACTCCTTTGGGGAATCCGACCTCTTCGGCGAGTTCTGTAATTCTGATGGTGGTAAATGGGGTTATTTCGCTGGGTTTCATAACGATTGTGCAACCCGCGGCCAGGGCCGGCGCAATCTTCCATGAGGCCTGAAGAAGGGGATAATTCCATGGCGATATCTGTGCCGCTACGCCGACGGGTTCCCGTACAACCAGGCTGGAGGTGTTGGGGTTGGGGGACTGGATGATTTCTCCCCCTTCCTTGTCTGCCAATTGACCGAAGTAGCGGAATATGCCGGCTATGTCGTCCATGTCCCAGCGGCTCTCTTCAACGGTTTTACCCGTATCGAGGCTCTCCAGGCGGGCGAGGCTTTCCCGGTTTTCTTCGACTTTATCCGCAAGTCTTTCAATGAGACGGCCCCGTTCGGCAGCAGGAGTGCCGGGCCATTCTCCCAGGTCAAAGGCTGATCGGGCAGCATCGACAGCCAGTGTAACATCTTCTGCGCTGCCCTCCGTTACTTTCGTAATTACTTCTCCCGTGCAGGGATAGACAATTTCTCTCATGTTTCCGGAGACGGAATCTACCCATTCTCCGTTTATGTACATTTTTGTTTTACCGGTATATTTAAGCTCTTTTGCCATACGCAACTCCTCCGTAATCATCGGGATATAAAAAGATGTGGGAAATACTCTGTTTTTCCTTTACCACAGGGAACCTCCGGATACCGTAATGTCCTGGCCATTAATTCCGTATGCACCGTCGCTGGTCAGAAACAGTGCGGTTGCCCCGATTTCTTCCGGCTTGATCAGCCTCTTCTGGGGGTTATTGCCCGCTTCCTGGGCAATCAGTTCATCACCCTTCATGTTCATCTGTTTTTCAGCAATGTCGGAGATCCAGTCCCGTCCAAAATCGGTCTCGACCCAGCCTGGGCAGATGGCGTTGGCGGTAACACCCTGTTCCGCTCCCTCAAGGGCCATGGCGCGGGTCATACCCAGGACTGCCGCCTTTGAGGCACAGTATGCTGGAGACATGGGGGCTCCGACGTTTCCGGCGGTGGAAGAGATTGTTATTATGCGTCCCCATTTGCGTTCCATCATGCCCGGAAGGCAGAGTTTGCTCATGCGGAAAGGACCGTTGGCGTTTACGTCCATAACCTTGAGCCAGAGACCTTCCGGATGATCCACGACACCGTGCTCGGCGGTTATACCGGCGGCGTTGGCGAGGATGTCGACCTTGCCGAAGGCCTTTACGGTTTCCGCGTAGAAATTCTCACAGGATTCTGTGGATGTTACATCAAGCTCAACCGCCAGTGCCCGGACACCGAAGGACTCGATCTCTTTCTTTGTCCGGTCCATCTCTTCGGACCCCGGCATGTTCACAAGCTCTCCGTCGGCTTTGGTCTCCCTGCGATTTGAAAGGAGGGACCCGATTGAAACGTCCGCGCCTGCTTTTGCAAATGCCAGTGCCATGGCGCGTCCCATACCGGAAGCGCCCCCGGTAACCAGAGCTACCCGTCCTTCAAGAAATCGTTCACTCATATAAACTCCTTAAAAAGATAATAAAATAATTTGCATACACCTGTATCGAACCTGTTGCCGTGTTCGATTAAAGGTGAATACCAACCAAAGCAGTGAGGTCAGATTCGAACGACTTTTTTCTATTCCCGTGTCCTGTATATGTTGCGACACCGGTACGGAAGAAGGATAAATTACTGCATTTCTGCGTCGATAATGTTTAGCCTACCACATAAATATTGTTAGAGTCCATAGGAAATATAAAAAATCAGAATGACTTTTCTCTAAAACTGATTTCGTGGGCTGCAAGGAATGGAATAGTATTTGTATATTCTCCGAAGAATGAGATTACTGGGAAATTATAAATATTTGTATATAAAAGATATATTGTTTTGTTTCAACTGGATGTCAAGAATGAATCCCATCTTTATTCCTGGCCGGAATATCCGACTTGCGGACTTGAAGTTCCTTTGAAACAAGTATATACTTAGAACACGAAGGATAAAATTTACATTTCTGTTAAGATTAAATCACCCATAAAGGAGATACTAATGGTGTTTAAAACAGGGAAAACCCTGCTGTCAGTTGTCTGTGTTCTATTTCTTGTAAGCGGTATGCTTTTTGCCGAAGGGCAGCAGGACAATGCTTCCATCGAAGCGAAGATTTCCGATGCCGACACGACCGTCGATTTTGCAGAAGTCCAGTGGACCGATATCAACTCCACTACCGCCGCTACCAGGATCGTTCTGGAGGCAATGGGATACGACACTACAAGTAAAATTGTATCCGTGCCCATAGCATTCCAGGCTATCAGCACCGGCGATATTGATGTTTTTCTCGGCGACTGGGAACCCTCCATGCGTTCCATTACCAGGCCTCTTCTGGAAGAAGGCGAGATAATTGATTACAAGACAAATCTTACCGGAGCCAAGTATACCCTCGCTGTTCCCCGGTACGTTGCCGATGCGGGTGTTACAAGCTTTAAAGACCTTGCCGAGCACGGAGAAAAATTCAATTACAGAATTTACGGTATAGA
Protein-coding sequences here:
- a CDS encoding FadR/GntR family transcriptional regulator; the encoded protein is MTRLGKIETSQIKIQVYEKCKSMIVSGSWAPGDRLPSESQLCEQLGVSRVSVRSALQSLEAQGFIEIRRGEGSYVKHFNLSDQLDLLLPIFALGKKDVLDVLKFRLITEPSFMPYVVENATEKDLQDLEAILEKMKSSTSNMRKHAQLDEQFHFKLTEIVNNSVVYKVYRVLFEIFNSAWNEVCNILGPDAGIHYHARLLQAIRNRNKQKAEEIMREHVLWTFNQIKNYYDRQETPEIPKVVLD
- a CDS encoding NAD(P)H-dependent flavin oxidoreductase, with protein sequence MQNLRLDTAFSSLKKLASDLSESVPVKGILQKLNQLSLPRFDWPSFRIGDLTARIPVVQGGMGVGISLSGLASAVASEGGIGIIAANAIGMLEPDYFKDGRAANLRALRREIRSAREKSDGILGVNIMVAVNDFHELLDVAIEEKVDLVFMGAGLPIKNIPVEKMRAAGVKAVPIISSARAAEMIFKMWKKIYNDVPDALVFEGPKAGGHLGFSEEQIDDPAFQLESIVPQVVEAVRPYEKEFQRRIPVIAGGGIFTGEDIHGALELGASAVQMGTRFVATHECDADAAFKEAYVQCSAEDIGLIQSPVGMPGRAIRNSFIEDSEAGRRPSFKCAWQCLASCKAEKARYCISIALNNARRGKLNQGFVFAGSNAYRVEKILSVAALMGELAEGFRQTARSKVAGRIEAAVAEIQDLRAQYESMRLQFQDFQTAIMDRFSQVLPLIRA
- the fabF gene encoding beta-ketoacyl-ACP synthase II, with the protein product MKHANDIVVTGIGAITSIGNTREAFWENLIAGRSGADTIHAFNPAGFGSTIACEVKDFNPQDLMDKRRAKRMARFSQLAVCTALAAWEDAGLDLEKEDPARIASLVSSGAGDYEHIEIQHQTLLDKGPLKGHPLVVPKIIPNMAAGNVAIELGIHGPCFGAVSACATGAHTLALGAQLLQLNKADVIVAGGAESTITPLAVDAYACMKVLSTRNHEPQRASRPFDADRDGFVIGEGSAVLILERRDRAQKRGARIYATLAGTGMTADAHSIAAPDTEGRWAAEAMKTAMREAGLNPEDVDYINAHGTSTRANDSTETKAIKSALGDSARKTPVSSTKSMIGHTLGAAGALEAAATVLALYNGVLPPTINLENPDPECDLDYIPNEARSVKIRAALSNSFGFGGQNGVLAFRAE
- the betB gene encoding betaine-aldehyde dehydrogenase; translation: MAKELKYTGKTKMYINGEWVDSVSGNMREIVYPCTGEVITKVTEGSAEDVTLAVDAARSAFDLGEWPGTPAAERGRLIERLADKVEENRESLARLESLDTGKTVEESRWDMDDIAGIFRYFGQLADKEGGEIIQSPNPNTSSLVVREPVGVAAQISPWNYPLLQASWKIAPALAAGCTIVMKPSEITPFTTIRITELAEEVGFPKGVINLVLGAGDTVGSEMTTNPGVDLVSFTGGIVTGKKILKAAADTVKKVALELGGKNPNIIFADADFDTAVDFALNGVFFHAGQICSAGSRILVEEPIREKFTAELKRRIKNIRIGDAFDPETQMGPLISEEHRNKVKSYIDLAKKEGASIVCGGTEPENPPDKGGYYYLPTLISDVHNDMRLAKEEIFGPVITIESFSTEEEAVTRANDTIYGLSAGVWTRDQDRAQRVSSRLRAGTVWINDFNVYFVQAPWGGYKQSGSGRELGKVGLEEYTEIKHIYQNYANEPINWFGT
- a CDS encoding SDR family NAD(P)-dependent oxidoreductase, yielding MSERFLEGRVALVTGGASGMGRAMALAFAKAGADVSIGSLLSNRRETKADGELVNMPGSEEMDRTKKEIESFGVRALAVELDVTSTESCENFYAETVKAFGKVDILANAAGITAEHGVVDHPEGLWLKVMDVNANGPFRMSKLCLPGMMERKWGRIITISSTAGNVGAPMSPAYCASKAAVLGMTRAMALEGAEQGVTANAICPGWVETDFGRDWISDIAEKQMNMKGDELIAQEAGNNPQKRLIKPEEIGATALFLTSDGAYGINGQDITVSGGSLW